The Hydrogenophaga crocea genome contains a region encoding:
- the prmB gene encoding 50S ribosomal protein L3 N(5)-glutamine methyltransferase: MTLQELLAQAEARLDAAQLAYGHGTTNAHDEAAWLVLWRLGLPLDSDLDALAGRAVSGDEAAAVDALIARRIDTREPAAYLTGEAWLQGVPFHVDRRAIVPRSFIAELIADGSIDPWLGEHTQAVLDLCTGNGSLAVLAAMAWPEIRVTGADLSPEALQVARINVERHGLGERIALVESDGLAACPGPWDLIVCNPPYVNAQSMAALPAEYRAEPELALAGGADGMDFVRALLRDAPRCLNPQGVLVLEIGNEREHFERAFPRLQSVWLGTSAGDDQVLLLTRDAIVEGQP; encoded by the coding sequence GTGACCCTGCAAGAACTGCTGGCCCAGGCCGAAGCCCGCCTGGACGCCGCGCAACTGGCCTATGGCCATGGCACCACCAACGCCCACGACGAGGCCGCCTGGCTGGTGCTCTGGCGCCTGGGCCTGCCGCTGGACAGCGACCTCGACGCCCTCGCCGGCCGCGCCGTGAGCGGCGACGAAGCCGCCGCGGTGGACGCGCTCATCGCGCGCCGCATCGACACCCGCGAGCCCGCGGCCTACCTGACCGGCGAGGCCTGGTTGCAAGGCGTGCCCTTCCACGTCGACCGCCGCGCCATCGTGCCGCGCAGCTTCATCGCCGAACTCATCGCCGACGGCAGCATCGACCCCTGGCTCGGTGAACACACCCAGGCCGTGCTCGACCTGTGCACCGGCAACGGCAGCCTCGCAGTGCTCGCGGCCATGGCCTGGCCAGAGATCCGCGTGACCGGGGCCGACCTCTCGCCCGAGGCGCTGCAGGTGGCGCGCATCAATGTCGAGCGCCACGGCCTGGGCGAACGCATCGCCCTGGTGGAAAGCGACGGGCTCGCGGCCTGCCCCGGCCCCTGGGACCTGATCGTGTGCAACCCGCCCTATGTGAACGCGCAGAGCATGGCCGCCCTGCCCGCCGAGTACCGCGCCGAGCCCGAACTCGCGCTGGCCGGCGGTGCCGACGGCATGGACTTCGTTCGCGCGCTGCTGCGTGACGCGCCGCGCTGCCTGAACCCGCAGGGCGTGCTGGTGCTCGAGATCGGCAACGAACGCGAACACTTCGAGCGCGCCTTCCCGCGCCTGCAGTCCGTGTGGCTCGGCACCAGCGCGGGCGACGACCAGGTGCTGCTGCTCACGCGCGACGCCATCGTGGAGGGCCAGCCATGA
- a CDS encoding tRNA threonylcarbamoyladenosine dehydratase, which yields MNTLEAERFERRFGGLRRLYGVEGAQRIFGAHAVVVGIGGVGSWAAEALARSGVRRLTLIDLDHVAESNINRQVHASEATLGQAKTEAMRDRILGFHPDIELELVDDFVDADNWPTLLRGQRPDGVIDACDQVRAKTAMAAWAREQRVPFISVGAAGGKRRAEAVQIADLADVTHDPLLAQLRYRLRKHHAAPRAGALRVACVHSKESVAPPDPSCAVGGDASVDGSLNCHGYGSVVSVTATFGLCAAGWLLDGFARGDVKKVKASFEEVKNDAII from the coding sequence GTGAACACGCTCGAGGCCGAGCGCTTCGAGCGCCGCTTCGGCGGCCTGCGCCGGCTCTATGGCGTCGAGGGCGCGCAGCGCATCTTCGGCGCGCACGCGGTGGTGGTGGGCATCGGGGGCGTGGGCTCCTGGGCCGCCGAGGCCCTGGCGCGCAGCGGGGTGCGCCGCCTCACGCTGATCGACCTCGATCACGTGGCCGAATCGAACATCAACCGCCAGGTGCACGCGAGCGAGGCCACGCTGGGGCAGGCCAAGACCGAGGCCATGCGCGACCGCATCCTGGGCTTTCACCCCGACATCGAACTCGAACTGGTCGACGATTTCGTCGATGCCGACAACTGGCCCACGCTGCTGCGGGGCCAGCGGCCCGATGGCGTGATCGACGCCTGCGACCAGGTGCGTGCCAAGACCGCCATGGCCGCGTGGGCGCGCGAACAGCGTGTGCCCTTCATCAGCGTGGGCGCGGCCGGCGGCAAGCGCCGCGCCGAGGCGGTGCAGATCGCCGACCTCGCCGACGTGACGCACGACCCCTTGCTCGCGCAACTGCGCTACCGCCTGCGCAAGCACCACGCCGCGCCGCGCGCCGGGGCCCTGCGCGTGGCCTGTGTGCACAGCAAGGAATCGGTGGCGCCGCCCGACCCGTCGTGCGCGGTCGGGGGCGATGCGTCGGTCGATGGCTCGCTCAATTGCCACGGCTACGGTTCGGTGGTGAGCGTGACCGCGACCTTCGGCCTGTGCGCGGCGGGCTGGCTGCTCGACGGCTTCGCGCGCGGCGATGTCAAAAAAGTGAAGGCCTCTTTCGAAGAGGTCAAAAACGACGCTATAATCTGA
- the dapE gene encoding succinyl-diaminopimelate desuccinylase, whose protein sequence is MSDTLRLAEALIALPSVTPRDAGCLELIAARLQAMGFACERLDSGPADFRVSNLWARRGTGQRPTLVFAGHTDVVPTGPREAWASDPFVPSHRDGKLFGRGASDMKTSIAAMVVACERFLAEQPDPGIDIAFLLTSDEEGPAVDGTVVVCETLKARGERLDWCIVGEPTSVERTGDMIKNGRRGTLSGKLTVKGVQGHIAYPHLAKNPIHLAAPALAELAATEWDRGNAYFPPTSWQISNIHGGTGATNVIPGTVVIDFNFRFSTERTPESLQAQVIEILARHGLREGADHDIAWTLGGRPFLTPPGALVDAVRDAIRDETGLHTELSTTGGTSDGRFIAQVCPQVVEVGPPNATIHKIDEHVVLADIEPLTAIYRRTLQHLHARTVQNA, encoded by the coding sequence ATGTCCGACACCCTGCGTCTGGCCGAGGCGCTCATTGCCCTGCCCTCCGTCACCCCGCGCGACGCGGGCTGCCTCGAACTCATCGCGGCGCGCCTGCAGGCCATGGGCTTTGCGTGCGAACGCCTCGACAGCGGCCCGGCCGACTTCCGCGTGAGCAACCTCTGGGCGCGCCGCGGCACGGGCCAGCGGCCCACGCTGGTGTTCGCGGGCCACACCGACGTGGTGCCCACCGGCCCGCGCGAGGCCTGGGCCAGCGACCCCTTCGTGCCCAGCCACCGCGACGGCAAGCTCTTCGGCCGCGGCGCGAGCGACATGAAGACCTCCATCGCGGCCATGGTCGTGGCCTGCGAGCGCTTTCTTGCCGAACAGCCCGATCCCGGCATCGACATCGCCTTTTTGCTCACGAGCGACGAAGAAGGCCCCGCGGTCGATGGCACCGTGGTGGTCTGCGAGACCCTCAAGGCGCGCGGCGAGCGGCTCGACTGGTGCATCGTGGGCGAGCCCACCTCGGTCGAGCGCACCGGCGACATGATCAAGAACGGCCGCCGCGGCACCCTGAGCGGCAAGCTCACCGTCAAGGGCGTGCAGGGCCACATCGCCTACCCGCACCTGGCGAAGAACCCCATCCACCTGGCCGCGCCCGCCCTCGCCGAGCTCGCCGCCACCGAGTGGGACCGCGGCAACGCCTACTTCCCGCCCACGAGCTGGCAGATCAGCAACATCCACGGCGGCACCGGCGCCACCAACGTGATCCCGGGCACCGTGGTGATCGATTTCAACTTCCGCTTCAGCACCGAGCGCACGCCCGAGTCGCTGCAGGCGCAGGTGATCGAGATCCTCGCGCGTCACGGCCTGCGCGAAGGCGCCGACCACGACATCGCCTGGACCCTGGGCGGGCGGCCCTTCCTGACGCCGCCCGGTGCGCTGGTCGACGCGGTGCGCGACGCCATCCGCGACGAGACCGGCCTGCACACCGAGCTCTCCACCACCGGCGGCACCAGCGACGGGCGCTTCATCGCCCAGGTCTGCCCGCAGGTGGTCGAGGTGGGCCCGCCGAACGCCACCATCCACAAGATCGACGAGCACGTGGTGCTCGCCGACATCGAACCCCTGACCGCGATCTACCGCCGCACGCTGCAACACCTGCACGCGCGGACCGTGCAGAACGCCTGA
- a CDS encoding ABC-F family ATP-binding cassette domain-containing protein, which translates to MITLRDVVLRRGVKVLLDGATLTINPGEKVGLVGRNGAGKSSLFRLLDGTLHEDKGEFQVPAHWRMAQVAQDMPETDQSATRFVVEGDVTLLAAEREVAEAEASDDGERMAHAYMALNDAGAHDANARAQALILGLGFRLDELERPVNSFSGGWRMRLQLARALMCPSELLLLDEPTNHLDLDALVWLEAWLQRYPGTLLVISHDREFLDAVTQVTVHIEHAQLKRYGGNYSRFEDMRAEQMALQQAAFARQQDKIAHLQKFIDRFKAKASKAKQAQSRVKALERMERIAPVLAEADFTFEFAEPANLPNPMLVLQDVDFGYPGEDGAGPATIVRGVNRSVLAGQRIGILGANGQGKSTVVKTIARTLAPLAGTVTEGKGLNIGYFAQQELDVLSPRDNPLEHMIRLVKETTAQGRLSGQPTREQDLRSFLGTFNFTGDQVFQAVGSMSGGEKARLVLCMIVWQRPNLLLLDEPTNHLDLATREALSVALNEFEGTVMLVSHDRSLLRAVCDEFWLVSRGGIAPFDGDLDDYQRYLLDMAKQAREAQREQARAAEPPAPAPVVDRQAEAQRQKQRNEQLRPLKKELAQIEQRMAKLGDERAQLEAQLMQATQDPARLAEAGRRLKAVESELATVEARWLELSEAIEQAGA; encoded by the coding sequence ATGATCACGCTGCGCGACGTGGTGCTGCGACGCGGCGTCAAGGTGCTGCTCGATGGCGCCACGCTCACCATCAACCCCGGTGAAAAAGTGGGCCTGGTCGGCCGCAACGGCGCAGGCAAGTCCAGCCTGTTCCGCCTGCTCGACGGCACGCTGCACGAAGACAAGGGCGAGTTCCAGGTGCCCGCGCACTGGCGCATGGCGCAGGTGGCGCAGGACATGCCCGAGACCGACCAGAGCGCCACGCGCTTCGTGGTCGAAGGCGACGTGACCCTGCTCGCGGCCGAACGCGAGGTGGCCGAGGCCGAGGCCAGCGACGACGGCGAACGCATGGCCCACGCCTACATGGCGCTCAACGACGCCGGCGCGCACGACGCCAATGCGCGCGCCCAGGCCCTGATCCTGGGCCTGGGTTTCCGCCTCGACGAGCTCGAGCGCCCGGTCAACAGCTTCTCGGGCGGCTGGCGCATGCGGCTGCAGCTCGCGCGCGCCCTGATGTGCCCGAGCGAGCTGCTGCTGCTCGACGAACCCACCAACCACCTCGACCTCGACGCCCTGGTCTGGCTCGAAGCCTGGCTGCAGCGCTACCCCGGCACGCTGCTCGTCATCAGCCACGACCGCGAGTTCCTCGACGCGGTCACGCAGGTCACGGTGCACATCGAACACGCGCAGCTCAAGCGCTACGGCGGCAACTACAGCCGCTTCGAAGACATGCGCGCCGAGCAGATGGCGCTGCAGCAGGCCGCGTTCGCGCGCCAGCAGGACAAGATCGCCCACCTGCAGAAGTTCATCGACCGCTTCAAGGCCAAGGCCAGCAAGGCCAAGCAGGCGCAAAGCCGCGTGAAGGCGCTCGAGCGCATGGAGCGCATCGCGCCCGTGCTCGCCGAGGCCGACTTCACCTTCGAGTTCGCCGAACCCGCCAACCTGCCCAACCCCATGCTGGTGCTGCAGGACGTGGACTTCGGCTACCCCGGTGAAGACGGCGCCGGCCCCGCCACCATCGTGCGCGGCGTGAACCGCTCGGTGCTCGCGGGCCAGCGCATCGGCATCCTGGGCGCCAACGGCCAGGGCAAGTCCACCGTGGTCAAGACCATCGCGCGCACGCTCGCCCCGCTGGCCGGCACCGTCACCGAGGGCAAGGGCCTGAACATCGGCTACTTCGCGCAGCAGGAGCTCGACGTGCTGAGCCCGCGCGACAACCCGCTCGAGCACATGATCCGGCTCGTGAAGGAGACCACCGCGCAGGGCCGCCTGAGCGGCCAGCCCACGCGCGAGCAGGACCTGCGCAGCTTCCTCGGCACCTTCAACTTCACCGGCGACCAGGTGTTCCAGGCCGTGGGCAGCATGAGCGGCGGCGAGAAGGCGCGGCTGGTGCTGTGCATGATCGTGTGGCAGCGCCCCAACCTGCTGCTGCTCGACGAGCCCACCAACCACCTCGACCTCGCCACGCGCGAGGCACTGTCGGTGGCGCTCAACGAATTCGAAGGCACGGTGATGCTGGTGAGCCACGACCGCTCGCTGCTGCGCGCGGTGTGCGACGAGTTCTGGCTGGTCTCGCGCGGCGGCATCGCGCCCTTCGATGGTGACCTTGACGACTACCAGCGCTACCTGCTCGACATGGCCAAGCAGGCGCGCGAGGCGCAACGCGAACAGGCGCGCGCCGCCGAGCCACCCGCGCCCGCCCCCGTGGTGGACCGCCAGGCCGAGGCACAGCGCCAGAAGCAACGCAACGAACAACTGCGACCGCTCAAGAAAGAGCTCGCGCAGATCGAACAGCGCATGGCCAAGCTCGGTGACGAGCGCGCCCAGCTCGAAGCCCAATTGATGCAAGCCACGCAAGACCCGGCCCGGCTGGCCGAGGCCGGGCGTCGGCTCAAGGCGGTGGAAAGCGAGCTCGCGACGGTCGAGGCGCGTTGGCTCGAACTCAGCGAAGCGATCGAACAGGCGGGGGCCTGA
- a CDS encoding PilT/PilU family type 4a pilus ATPase has protein sequence MSSGTMERILRLMADKKASDVYLTANAPAMIKINGQVIPINSQVLPSEAPRNLLSEIVPATRMEELLETGELNMGVTLEGLGNYRVSAMRQRGSIAVVIRYVPSDIPPLDTLNVAPILADLVMDKRGLILMVGATGAGKSTTLAAMIDHRNERVSGHILTVEDPIEYTYRNKRSVVNQREIGPDTVSLQTALKNALRQAPDVILIGEIRDRETMSAAIAYAQSGHLVLATLHANNSYHALNRILSFYPVEVRPTMLGDLAAALRAIVSQRLLRTPVGGRLPAMEVLLNTALIADLIQKADFSGVREAMEKSLAEGSQTFEQDLARLIHEGLVTREEGLAQADSPNNLLWRLQNDFAPSAARGADAADEDATDTPSFTEFTLDVKF, from the coding sequence ATGAGCAGCGGAACGATGGAGCGCATCCTGCGCCTGATGGCCGACAAGAAGGCCTCGGACGTTTACCTCACGGCGAACGCGCCGGCGATGATCAAGATCAACGGCCAGGTGATCCCGATCAACAGCCAGGTGCTGCCCTCGGAGGCGCCGCGCAACCTGCTCAGCGAGATCGTGCCCGCCACGCGCATGGAGGAGCTGCTCGAAACCGGCGAGCTCAACATGGGCGTGACGCTCGAAGGCCTGGGCAACTACCGCGTGAGCGCCATGCGCCAGCGCGGCTCCATCGCGGTGGTGATCCGCTACGTGCCCAGCGACATCCCGCCGCTGGACACGCTCAACGTCGCCCCCATCCTGGCCGACCTGGTGATGGACAAGCGCGGCCTGATCCTCATGGTGGGCGCCACGGGCGCGGGCAAGAGCACCACGCTCGCGGCCATGATCGACCACCGCAACGAGCGCGTCAGCGGCCACATCCTCACGGTCGAAGACCCGATCGAATACACCTACCGCAACAAGCGCTCGGTGGTGAACCAGCGCGAGATCGGGCCCGACACGGTGTCGCTGCAGACCGCGCTCAAGAACGCGCTGCGCCAGGCGCCCGACGTGATCCTGATCGGCGAGATCCGCGACCGCGAGACCATGTCGGCCGCGATCGCGTACGCCCAGTCGGGCCACCTGGTGCTGGCCACACTGCACGCCAACAACAGCTACCACGCGCTCAACCGCATCCTGAGCTTCTACCCCGTCGAGGTGCGCCCCACCATGCTGGGCGACCTGGCCGCCGCACTGCGCGCCATCGTGTCGCAACGCCTGCTGCGCACGCCCGTGGGCGGCCGCCTGCCGGCCATGGAGGTCCTGCTCAACACCGCGCTGATCGCCGACCTGATCCAGAAGGCCGATTTCTCGGGCGTGCGCGAAGCGATGGAGAAGTCGCTGGCCGAAGGCTCGCAGACCTTCGAACAAGACCTGGCGCGCCTGATCCACGAAGGCCTGGTGACGCGCGAGGAAGGCCTGGCCCAGGCCGACTCGCCCAACAACCTGCTCTGGCGCCTGCAGAACGACTTCGCGCCCAGCGCCGCGCGCGGAGCGGATGCCGCCGACGAAGACGCCACCGACACGCCCTCGTTCACCGAGTTCACGCTCGACGTTAAATTCTGA